The Leadbettera azotonutricia ZAS-9 genome has a window encoding:
- a CDS encoding DUF4357 domain-containing protein translates to MNNWQKLCEQVNPLINKSVDENLFHLLFESFLKTIFNWDDINIKHKQPVPMGRDIKEADIILTGEKYGIVIEMKRPSVSLGDKEAGQLTSYMRILQYKYGLLIGNKIKVYYDDDTNKDNPIEVANFDFDTNSSDGVALSEILDRNVCSNEKLKEYVIERIKRIQTKKKMELLKNELVNNDGNKIKIIIKEKLISDGYKEENINDILNDISIFLKQTPTLIENNIVETNGNEETQNRRQLSAAVIAETFHFYKRNTDAKMKILGNNDFVLLKGSKIASVVQSFSTALSNRKKYANIISPSFEILEDIHFNTPSAAGAFVSGGSENGWVEWKTKNGKSIDQVNIGE, encoded by the coding sequence ATGAATAATTGGCAAAAATTATGTGAACAAGTTAATCCACTAATTAATAAATCAGTCGATGAGAATTTATTTCATTTGCTTTTTGAATCATTTTTAAAGACAATTTTCAATTGGGACGATATAAATATTAAACATAAACAACCCGTACCTATGGGGAGGGATATAAAAGAAGCAGATATTATTTTAACTGGTGAAAAATATGGAATAGTAATAGAAATGAAGCGTCCAAGTGTTTCGCTTGGTGATAAAGAGGCCGGGCAACTTACTTCGTATATGAGGATATTGCAATATAAATATGGGCTTCTAATAGGAAATAAAATTAAAGTTTATTATGATGATGATACTAATAAAGATAATCCGATTGAAGTTGCAAATTTTGATTTTGATACTAATAGTTCTGATGGGGTGGCATTGAGTGAGATTTTGGACAGGAATGTTTGTTCCAATGAAAAATTAAAAGAATACGTAATAGAGCGGATTAAACGTATTCAAACTAAAAAGAAGATGGAACTTTTAAAAAATGAATTAGTAAATAATGATGGAAATAAAATTAAGATAATTATAAAAGAAAAACTTATATCGGATGGCTATAAAGAAGAAAATATTAACGACATCCTTAATGATATTTCTATATTTTTAAAGCAAACACCTACACTTATTGAAAATAATATAGTCGAAACAAATGGAAATGAAGAAACGCAAAATAGAAGACAACTTTCAGCAGCAGTAATAGCAGAAACATTTCATTTCTATAAAAGAAATACTGATGCAAAAATGAAGATACTAGGGAATAACGATTTTGTTTTATTAAAAGGCTCAAAAATAGCATCTGTGGTTCAATCTTTTTCAACCGCACTGTCAAATAGAAAAAAATATGCTAATATAATATCACCTTCATTTGAAATTCTTGAAGATATTCATTTTAACACTCCTTCGGCAGCAGGAGCTTTCGTAAGTGGTGGCTCTGAAAATGGTTGGGTTGAATGGAAAACTAAAAATGGGAAAAGCATTGATCAAGTTAATATTGGTGAATAA
- a CDS encoding IS110 family transposase, giving the protein MQFVGIDLHTNRFTCCYLNEDGKEKTMRTFELSPEDLKGFYKTLTRDTIVLIEATVNTFDFAKLFRHAVQEVIIANTYQLKNINLSDKKTDKVDADKLARMLKLQVLGGEKLIVGVTIPPKEISDLRSLFASYRIIRKQITQTKNRIHSLLKENLYPFIKEYIFGKKTRKAIRSISQDQILSFRINFWMDSLERLESSFGILEERIKIAGAPFMKEIDILSSLSSLSVITALAIIADIIDVSRFRNSKKFASYLRSAPRVESSNEHTIIKSTNKAGRKLSITLLSQSLNHFRDSNKKLNAWYGRLSIYKKKGVVRMALCRRVFTEIYQVLKKNEYHRFINPRLHGKKMLEYKNLLERNNIVFQENYQIPA; this is encoded by the coding sequence ATGCAATTTGTAGGGATTGATTTGCACACCAATCGGTTCACGTGCTGCTATCTGAATGAGGATGGCAAGGAGAAAACCATGAGGACTTTCGAGCTCAGTCCGGAGGATCTGAAGGGGTTCTACAAGACTTTGACCAGGGATACCATTGTCCTTATCGAAGCGACCGTAAACACCTTTGACTTCGCGAAGCTGTTTCGGCACGCGGTCCAGGAAGTCATTATAGCCAATACCTATCAGCTTAAAAACATCAATCTGTCGGACAAAAAGACGGACAAGGTTGACGCCGACAAATTGGCCAGGATGCTCAAGCTCCAGGTTTTGGGCGGGGAAAAGCTTATCGTCGGCGTTACGATACCTCCCAAGGAGATCAGCGACTTGCGTTCCCTCTTTGCAAGCTACAGGATTATCAGGAAGCAGATTACCCAAACCAAAAACCGCATACATTCGCTTCTAAAAGAGAACCTGTATCCTTTTATCAAGGAATACATCTTCGGGAAGAAAACACGGAAAGCCATCCGTTCCATTTCCCAGGACCAGATCCTTTCCTTCCGGATTAATTTCTGGATGGACTCTCTGGAGCGGCTTGAATCCTCGTTTGGCATTCTTGAAGAGCGGATCAAGATCGCCGGGGCGCCTTTCATGAAGGAGATTGATATTCTCTCCTCCCTGTCCAGCCTAAGCGTAATAACCGCCCTTGCCATCATTGCCGATATTATCGATGTTTCCCGTTTTAGGAACTCAAAGAAATTCGCTTCATACCTGAGAAGCGCCCCCAGGGTGGAAAGTTCCAATGAGCACACGATTATTAAATCCACCAACAAGGCGGGGAGGAAGCTGTCAATCACGCTGCTTTCCCAGTCGCTTAACCATTTCAGGGATTCGAACAAGAAATTAAACGCCTGGTATGGGAGGCTCAGTATCTACAAGAAGAAAGGAGTTGTTCGCATGGCTTTATGCAGGAGGGTATTTACCGAGATATACCAGGTACTTAAGAAGAATGAATACCATCGCTTTATAAATCCACGGCTTCACGGTAAAAAGATGCTGGAATATAAAAATCTTCTTGAGAGAAATAATATTGTTTTTCAAGAAAATTATCAAATTCCTGCTTGA
- a CDS encoding tetratricopeptide repeat protein: MTKSRIWNMFTIVLFVIILTGCAKEVKILPPLDKKMAEEECAVLIIPADAKVMRINGEKRGLFSSWGVGFWSSGLLGSKAVTLLVPPGKYTILFKYSHPLDGWSVKNLECIEDMVAGKMYMISVSLDEKAEHGTTFSAINVATSFVRDQIVDLIPLIEHIPRPNPKGVVYHINEIDQVAFNQYLLEENIYRKNATGILLLGLLVGVLWFFIISFGLRLLGYFLFMGKFESSHTVASFMLAIGMVVAGIFIVNYNSSGTFSLYLLSTFLIGIGISRWNAGADSNKSGIEKQKKEDWYGAVSNFTEAIKVAPYTAIYIYNRGISYTHLQEWGKAIADLTYAAKLSPNNNKIKKDLEQVQDLVAQKG, translated from the coding sequence ATGACTAAAAGCAGAATTTGGAACATGTTTACGATAGTGTTATTTGTAATTATCTTAACAGGGTGCGCTAAAGAAGTTAAAATTCTTCCTCCTTTAGATAAAAAAATGGCTGAGGAAGAATGTGCGGTTTTAATTATTCCTGCCGATGCAAAAGTCATGCGCATCAATGGCGAAAAGCGAGGTTTGTTCTCATCATGGGGGGTTGGATTCTGGTCATCGGGGCTATTGGGATCAAAAGCCGTAACACTACTCGTACCTCCTGGTAAGTATACTATACTCTTCAAATATTCCCATCCGCTAGATGGGTGGTCAGTCAAGAACTTGGAATGTATAGAGGATATGGTTGCAGGAAAGATGTATATGATATCGGTTTCGTTAGATGAAAAGGCTGAACATGGAACAACTTTTTCTGCTATCAACGTAGCTACTTCGTTTGTTAGAGACCAAATCGTCGATCTTATACCTCTTATTGAACATATACCTCGTCCAAACCCAAAAGGGGTAGTTTACCATATTAACGAAATAGACCAAGTAGCATTTAACCAGTATCTGCTCGAAGAGAACATTTATAGGAAAAATGCTACAGGTATATTATTATTAGGTTTACTTGTAGGTGTACTGTGGTTTTTTATTATTTCTTTTGGATTACGTTTGCTCGGGTATTTCCTGTTTATGGGGAAATTTGAGAGCAGCCATACAGTTGCCTCATTTATGCTCGCTATTGGTATGGTTGTAGCCGGTATTTTCATAGTAAACTATAACTCAAGCGGCACTTTTTCTCTTTATTTATTATCAACCTTTCTTATAGGTATTGGTATTTCAAGATGGAATGCTGGCGCTGATTCTAACAAAAGTGGCATTGAAAAACAAAAGAAGGAAGATTGGTACGGAGCTGTTTCTAATTTTACTGAGGCGATTAAGGTGGCTCCTTATACCGCGATATATATTTACAATCGCGGTATTTCTTATACACATTTACAGGAATGGGGGAAAGCTATCGCTGATCTTACCTATGCTGCGAAGCTCAGTCCGAATAATAATAAGATAAAAAAAGATCTTGAGCAGGTGCAAGACCTTGTTGCACAAAAGGGGTGA
- a CDS encoding transposase: protein MKSITQIVGGKQGLFEGFHELQQFFEEHLGGEQRNFILILQVIESCSPRLIHTYRGVGRKAYDYMNFFRAFFAVNHFGIPNMKALVETLRSDPNLRQLCGFKKVPSRSTFSRRLNDISKADVLNDILDELVKQAYKDLPVIHICRDSTAIESRESPKEKTKGTVPKALKKRERRPKDAPKTIKEPTVLAQQAKKDISEITRELNQECAWGCKKNSQGKVSYWKGYKLHLDVTDTGFPVSAFVSGANVHDSQAAILLEKMTMGKVRHLYSVMDAAYDAKDIKQFIRRHRRVPVIDPNSRNDKICAPLDPAKQERYKIRTTVERAYSHLKDNLIPGKIYVKGNRKVTFVLMIAVLCLAAQKYLHYFKPCLA from the coding sequence ATGAAGAGCATAACACAAATCGTCGGCGGGAAACAAGGTCTTTTTGAAGGGTTCCATGAATTACAGCAGTTTTTCGAGGAACATTTAGGCGGCGAACAAAGGAACTTTATCTTAATACTGCAAGTCATAGAAAGCTGCTCTCCTCGCCTGATTCATACCTACCGGGGTGTCGGAAGGAAGGCGTATGATTATATGAATTTCTTCCGGGCCTTTTTTGCGGTGAACCATTTTGGCATACCGAACATGAAGGCGCTTGTGGAAACATTACGGTCAGACCCCAATCTACGCCAGCTCTGCGGATTTAAAAAAGTCCCCAGCAGGTCAACATTTTCACGGCGTCTTAACGATATCAGTAAGGCGGATGTACTGAATGATATATTGGATGAATTAGTAAAACAGGCATACAAAGATTTACCGGTTATCCATATCTGTCGGGATTCAACCGCGATAGAATCCCGGGAAAGTCCGAAGGAGAAAACCAAAGGAACAGTCCCAAAAGCGCTTAAAAAGCGGGAAAGAAGGCCCAAAGACGCTCCAAAAACGATAAAAGAACCAACCGTTCTTGCGCAACAGGCCAAAAAGGATATTTCTGAAATCACGAGGGAATTAAACCAGGAATGCGCCTGGGGCTGCAAGAAAAACAGTCAGGGCAAGGTGAGTTATTGGAAAGGATACAAATTGCATCTTGATGTTACCGACACAGGGTTTCCGGTAAGCGCCTTTGTAAGCGGGGCAAATGTCCATGACAGCCAGGCGGCGATACTGCTGGAGAAAATGACCATGGGGAAAGTCAGACATTTATATTCTGTAATGGATGCGGCCTATGACGCAAAAGACATTAAACAATTTATACGCCGTCACCGCCGGGTTCCCGTTATCGATCCCAATTCCAGAAATGATAAAATCTGCGCACCCCTTGATCCGGCGAAACAGGAACGGTATAAAATTCGCACGACAGTCGAAAGGGCCTATTCGCATTTAAAAGACAATTTGATACCGGGGAAAATATATGTCAAAGGCAATCGCAAGGTTACTTTTGTCTTGATGATTGCCGTACTATGTTTGGCGGCGCAAAAATATCTACACTACTTTAAGCCTTGTTTGGCTTGA
- a CDS encoding WG repeat-containing protein — translation MELYPFDDARPFTKAGPGLPALARVEKDKRWGYINTKGEMPIPLQFEVAGPFSEGLAPVMLNGAWGYINTDGKLAVEPDLDWAGRFSCGLGSVKNRSKYYFIRSDGKPAFEGRFDDANPFSEGLAAVVVDNKLGFIDTDGKTVIGFQYKNDDWLEDRHDFKEGFAIVQAEDGTVMYIDKSGKALWSDRKEVNNVSSFSQGLAAVNLKGKGWGFINTSGEIAIPCAYEEAASFSDGLAWVEKHYTRYVIDQTGKELLESYAGSFSEGLAFNKGDGFIDKSGAVVLPLEDIEAKAFAEGFAVVKEDKKYGYIDKTGKPLDCVVRVAEKPADDTDDADAFIFESINHIAEERAAVKLDGKYAFLDTSGLGPAGRFITPFMYKSASAFSEGLASVKIDKQRIFIDPEGKEVFTLEGRSSDEFVEGMLRVYGDSGDGFVGRSGKITVPCIYDMTSNFSCGLAAVQKGKDWGFVNKKGEIAIPAVYKGVWNFSEGFAAVDTGKKGKGFIDTTGKLVFKADFDAAHGFFQDRAGISKDDKWAVIDKTGKLLTGYEFDSFENYSEGRALVSHGDWYGYIDVDCKVVIPFEYSKAESFSEGLAAVYKDGRWGFIDQSGNTVISFDYNDAVSFSCGLAMVEKRGKYGYINTKGEAVISLRFAGASKRFVSGIAAVQKGGAWGFIRKDGQLLRDYQFMTIAPADIILSDSDIHKLVHSHIAKKDIEAFTEAVKTIPSRGKLSPDAIESLSINTGNILIANSRKKNPQEAFPLIETFVKLFGTAEYFRINTASVFIDNLKGHEDFYPEIKKAWLSSPLKKDEALGVYYLARDLADIGLHKEAMVELRRAVDAGLTYWDVDPDIFPEAIRVELEPIKNELETVWKKQKEERDKDIEKEKVLTGSSETWWPLAAALVGDVDEKRRGLFTQHLAPWALTDECRALLDRLAERLTGTILKDNTLFIFFLNDKKKGVKLTLAPPLQYISPKLADIPQSYLDLVTLHNGVTINDGVPEYPQICGVQGGEPLANIDDEWDEARYKPFADAGQNWWFWDYVQKNALGEPLMVFCDHGEGIEAARPIHGQDVTAFGVGGLVLRSLARTVFNTDEDLNYNYSWG, via the coding sequence ATGGAACTCTATCCCTTTGATGACGCTCGTCCTTTTACCAAGGCGGGTCCGGGTCTGCCCGCGCTTGCACGGGTGGAAAAAGATAAACGCTGGGGCTATATCAATACCAAGGGCGAGATGCCCATACCTCTTCAATTTGAAGTTGCGGGCCCCTTCTCCGAAGGGCTTGCGCCGGTCATGTTAAACGGCGCCTGGGGTTATATCAATACCGATGGAAAACTTGCGGTGGAGCCGGATCTTGACTGGGCGGGGCGTTTTTCCTGCGGCCTTGGATCGGTAAAGAACCGGAGCAAATATTATTTTATACGCTCCGATGGGAAACCCGCCTTTGAAGGACGCTTTGACGACGCCAACCCCTTCTCCGAGGGATTGGCCGCAGTGGTGGTGGATAACAAACTTGGGTTCATTGACACCGATGGAAAAACGGTAATCGGATTTCAATATAAGAATGATGACTGGCTGGAGGATCGCCACGATTTTAAAGAAGGCTTCGCCATTGTCCAGGCAGAAGACGGAACCGTTATGTATATCGATAAAAGCGGCAAAGCCCTTTGGAGCGACCGCAAAGAGGTGAATAATGTTTCATCCTTTTCCCAGGGGCTTGCGGCGGTCAATCTAAAGGGTAAGGGCTGGGGCTTTATCAACACCAGCGGTGAAATCGCCATACCCTGCGCATATGAAGAAGCGGCTTCCTTTTCTGACGGCCTTGCCTGGGTGGAAAAACACTATACCCGTTATGTGATAGACCAGACAGGAAAAGAGCTGCTTGAATCTTACGCGGGTTCATTTTCCGAGGGGCTTGCTTTTAATAAAGGTGATGGCTTTATCGACAAGAGCGGGGCTGTCGTTCTTCCCCTGGAGGACATCGAAGCCAAAGCATTTGCGGAGGGTTTTGCCGTAGTCAAAGAGGATAAAAAATATGGCTATATAGACAAAACCGGAAAGCCCCTGGACTGCGTTGTGCGTGTCGCCGAAAAGCCCGCGGACGATACAGATGATGCCGATGCCTTTATCTTTGAATCAATTAACCATATTGCCGAAGAAAGGGCGGCGGTAAAGCTGGACGGTAAATACGCTTTTCTGGATACTTCGGGTCTGGGCCCCGCAGGCAGGTTTATCACGCCCTTCATGTACAAAAGTGCATCGGCCTTTTCCGAAGGGCTTGCCTCCGTAAAAATAGACAAACAGCGCATCTTTATCGATCCCGAGGGCAAGGAAGTCTTTACTCTGGAAGGACGATCCTCCGATGAATTTGTGGAAGGCATGCTGCGGGTGTACGGGGACTCAGGCGACGGCTTTGTTGGCAGGAGCGGAAAAATAACCGTCCCCTGTATCTATGATATGACCAGCAATTTTTCCTGCGGACTTGCGGCGGTACAAAAGGGGAAAGACTGGGGTTTCGTCAACAAAAAGGGGGAAATTGCAATCCCCGCCGTTTATAAAGGGGTCTGGAATTTTTCCGAAGGGTTCGCCGCGGTGGATACGGGGAAGAAAGGCAAGGGCTTTATCGACACCACAGGAAAGCTCGTTTTTAAGGCAGACTTTGACGCCGCCCATGGTTTCTTTCAGGACAGGGCGGGAATCAGTAAAGATGATAAATGGGCCGTCATAGACAAGACAGGGAAACTGCTCACCGGCTACGAGTTTGACTCATTCGAAAATTACAGTGAAGGACGCGCCCTTGTTTCTCACGGTGACTGGTACGGATATATCGATGTAGACTGCAAAGTCGTCATACCCTTTGAATACAGCAAGGCCGAGAGCTTTAGCGAAGGGCTTGCGGCGGTCTACAAAGACGGCCGCTGGGGTTTTATCGACCAGTCGGGCAATACTGTTATCTCCTTTGACTATAACGATGCCGTGAGTTTTTCCTGCGGGCTTGCCATGGTGGAGAAGCGGGGGAAATACGGCTATATCAATACCAAGGGCGAAGCCGTTATCTCCCTGCGCTTTGCTGGCGCATCCAAGCGTTTTGTTTCCGGAATTGCGGCGGTGCAGAAGGGCGGCGCCTGGGGCTTCATTCGCAAAGACGGACAATTACTGCGTGATTATCAATTTATGACGATTGCTCCCGCTGATATTATTCTGAGCGACAGCGATATCCACAAGCTGGTACATTCCCATATCGCCAAAAAGGATATAGAGGCGTTTACGGAAGCCGTCAAAACTATTCCTTCCAGGGGGAAGCTTTCGCCCGACGCGATAGAAAGCCTTTCTATTAATACAGGCAATATCCTCATAGCCAACAGTAGGAAAAAAAATCCTCAGGAGGCTTTTCCGCTGATAGAGACCTTTGTCAAACTTTTCGGCACTGCGGAATATTTTCGTATCAATACCGCCAGTGTCTTTATTGATAACCTGAAAGGCCATGAGGATTTCTATCCCGAGATAAAAAAGGCATGGCTCTCAAGTCCGCTGAAAAAAGATGAGGCTCTCGGAGTTTATTATCTTGCCAGGGATCTCGCCGATATTGGTTTGCACAAAGAGGCGATGGTTGAATTGCGCCGCGCAGTGGACGCGGGGCTGACCTATTGGGATGTAGACCCTGATATTTTCCCCGAAGCGATACGCGTCGAACTTGAACCTATTAAAAATGAACTTGAAACGGTTTGGAAAAAACAAAAGGAAGAACGCGATAAAGATATAGAAAAGGAAAAAGTTTTAACGGGCAGCTCCGAAACCTGGTGGCCCCTTGCCGCTGCCCTTGTTGGAGACGTAGACGAAAAGCGACGCGGACTGTTCACGCAGCACCTTGCGCCTTGGGCTTTAACCGATGAATGCCGAGCGCTGCTTGACCGTCTTGCAGAACGCCTAACGGGAACGATCCTGAAAGATAACACCCTGTTCATCTTTTTTTTAAATGACAAAAAGAAGGGAGTGAAACTTACCCTTGCGCCGCCCCTGCAGTATATTTCGCCCAAGCTGGCGGATATTCCCCAAAGCTATCTTGACCTTGTAACCCTTCACAACGGCGTTACGATAAATGATGGTGTACCCGAATACCCCCAGATCTGCGGCGTACAGGGCGGCGAGCCTCTGGCAAACATTGACGATGAATGGGACGAAGCGCGGTACAAACCCTTTGCCGATGCGGGGCAGAACTGGTGGTTCTGGGATTACGTACAGAAGAACGCCCTGGGTGAACCTCTTATGGTTTTTTGCGATCACGGTGAAGGCATCGAGGCCGCCCGTCCCATCCATGGACAGGACGTAACGGCTTTTGGCGTTGGTGGCCTTGTCCTACGTTCCCTTGCCCGGACGGTTTTTAATACCGATGAAGACCTGAATTACAATTATTCGTGGGGATAA
- a CDS encoding GNAT family N-acetyltransferase, whose translation MGLDIQGKDGLPLKILAVEPSCDGPAIYAVFCSDMGLYHYDKMDKTLVLTAKIPNIKMPEPPKPNKDGIILPPPTFEIKLNCRYPYICVSERYGLNAAVVNVRDGTVRTFSRENPEARVTSYSIGFLEIYTPGEWVHKGSGRGHLIHQTKWNRLDITDLETGEVIAQHPAEAVEAADGFDYFHSLIHISPEQNYFLSNGWVWHPVNIISAYKMDDFLREGESSAYALDFQGGYNWDRPCAFISDDIFVIAADDKTTDLEEEEKAAYQYHQLLFYRLSDAKAPASLKSQYRGYLEPFKILDTDIFDINEHGEVKGKLFYDMDNYEDKGESSLIALSSRGAYVIDIEGKILRHISDITDEWGYHLEHHCFYHTSDTNVEKYLTSEETPSWKYDPAVCLIEERPLFVNFLELSLSTSRLFLKPLGCNYISLIELGMMLEHVVAIGGGVPYAYSENALQYLQHSLDDLNRKKSLRMAVLRKPDYALLGLVNLYHIDSGEYELDQNFCSRENTSGKEYEKEALKALLDWAAVNIPFTALRLGHRDDSVHAKAPPMDESKYTIINQSIGREGIHHSYKELTLPFLGHKVLVKAEIRTDVFNVFSDEVEPWCVSVYGWGDGYGDTQEKAFKDFYEEFSYWQKNLNVKKLGILIKNRKFVLSYSLYSVFLIY comes from the coding sequence ATGGGTTTGGATATACAAGGGAAAGACGGATTGCCGCTTAAAATACTTGCCGTAGAGCCCTCCTGCGATGGTCCTGCTATATATGCGGTTTTCTGCTCCGACATGGGTTTATACCATTACGACAAAATGGACAAAACTCTTGTCTTGACGGCAAAGATCCCCAATATCAAAATGCCCGAGCCGCCAAAACCGAATAAGGACGGCATTATACTGCCGCCGCCCACGTTTGAAATTAAACTCAACTGCCGCTATCCCTATATCTGCGTTTCCGAACGTTATGGCCTTAACGCTGCGGTGGTGAATGTCCGTGACGGCACTGTCCGCACTTTCTCCCGAGAAAACCCTGAGGCCAGGGTAACCAGTTACTCCATCGGCTTTCTTGAAATATACACCCCCGGCGAATGGGTACACAAGGGAAGCGGGCGCGGTCATTTAATCCATCAGACCAAGTGGAACCGCCTCGACATTACGGACCTTGAAACCGGCGAAGTCATTGCACAGCATCCCGCCGAAGCGGTAGAGGCCGCAGACGGCTTCGATTACTTTCACAGCCTTATCCACATCTCTCCTGAGCAGAACTATTTTCTCAGCAACGGCTGGGTATGGCATCCGGTTAATATAATTTCCGCATATAAGATGGACGATTTTTTGAGGGAAGGGGAAAGCTCAGCCTATGCCCTTGACTTTCAGGGCGGGTACAATTGGGATCGCCCATGCGCCTTTATAAGCGACGATATCTTTGTGATTGCCGCAGACGATAAAACCACCGATCTGGAAGAAGAAGAAAAAGCGGCATACCAATATCATCAGCTTCTTTTCTACCGCCTTTCGGATGCCAAGGCTCCGGCATCGCTCAAATCCCAATACCGGGGCTATCTGGAACCTTTTAAGATTCTGGATACGGATATTTTTGACATCAACGAACATGGCGAAGTAAAAGGCAAACTTTTTTATGACATGGACAATTACGAAGACAAGGGCGAAAGTTCCCTCATAGCCCTTTCTTCCAGAGGCGCATACGTCATCGACATTGAAGGAAAAATCCTTCGCCATATTTCGGATATCACCGATGAATGGGGTTACCACCTGGAACATCATTGTTTTTACCATACCTCTGATACCAATGTGGAAAAATATTTGACAAGCGAAGAGACACCATCATGGAAATACGATCCCGCAGTCTGCCTTATAGAGGAGCGGCCCCTTTTTGTAAACTTTCTGGAACTTTCATTATCTACCAGCCGGCTGTTTCTAAAACCCCTTGGCTGCAATTATATCAGCCTGATAGAACTGGGAATGATGTTGGAACACGTAGTAGCCATAGGCGGAGGGGTGCCCTACGCATACTCGGAAAATGCCTTGCAGTATTTACAGCACTCCCTTGACGACCTCAACAGAAAGAAAAGTCTCCGCATGGCGGTCTTGAGAAAGCCGGACTATGCGCTTTTGGGTTTGGTGAACCTCTATCATATAGACAGCGGAGAATACGAACTGGATCAGAACTTTTGTTCCCGTGAAAATACCAGCGGCAAAGAATACGAAAAGGAAGCCCTAAAAGCTCTCCTGGATTGGGCCGCCGTCAATATACCTTTTACCGCATTGCGCCTTGGCCATAGAGACGACAGCGTCCATGCAAAGGCCCCTCCTATGGATGAAAGCAAATATACGATAATTAACCAGTCAATAGGCCGCGAAGGTATCCATCATTCCTATAAGGAATTGACATTGCCCTTCCTTGGTCACAAAGTTTTGGTCAAAGCGGAAATCCGTACTGATGTCTTTAATGTTTTTTCCGATGAAGTCGAACCCTGGTGTGTCAGTGTCTATGGCTGGGGAGACGGTTACGGCGATACCCAAGAAAAAGCTTTTAAAGATTTTTACGAAGAATTTTCCTATTGGCAAAAAAACCTGAACGTAAAAAAGTTGGGCATTTTAATTAAAAACAGAAAATTTGTTTTATCCTATAGTCTATATAGTGTTTTTCTTATATATTGA